The genome window GTTGGCCGCCGGCATGTTCTCGAGGCTGGCTTCGTTGCGCGCCGTGGTGTCGTCTCCCGGCTCGGCGTGATACAGCACCCGCACCCGGGCGCCGCGAGCGTGAGCGGCAGTCACCGCGTCGACGATCACCGGCAATTCGTATTCATAGATGGCGACGTCCAAGGCCCAGCGGGCATCCAGCGCCCGGTCGATGAAACCGGTCAAGCGACCCAGCAAGCCGTTTTCCAACCAGCGACGTGGTGCGTCGGGCCAGTCATCGATGGACAGGTGCTTGTTGGCATTGAGCAACGCGTCCACTTCGGGAAACTTGCGCTGGAACGCCTGGCTGGCGGCCACGGCACGGTTGAAGATGACCCGCTGGTCGACCGGCTGCCCGTCGTCGCTGGTGACGGTGACGGCCAGGGATTCGCCCAATTGCGGCGAATCGGGGCTGCCATAGGCCAGGTGCACGCGATAGTGGATCGTCACGCCGGGGTTGACGGCGTAGTCGGCCCAGCGAAATTTCTGCAGGGGCGCCTTGTCGCTGGGGGTGGCGTGGAACTGGGGAAAGGTGTGGGCCTTGTCGGGGAACGTCAGGCTGTTGAACAGGAACAGCCAGGGCTTGTCCCCCTGCTGTTTCTCGATGGCAAAACCCAGCAAGCCCTTGCGCCGGGGTTCGGCCAGGTCCATGGCGAGCAGCACGCCGTTGGTGCCGGCATAGGCCTTGACCCGAAAATCGTCCTGGGCGTTGGTGACGAGTACGCGCATGGTTCACTCCTGTGAGGGGCTGCTTGAGCATAGTGCAGTGATGCGGGTCAGGTGGGCAGGTCATGGGAACCGAGGGGATGCCATCGCGAGCAAGCTCGCTCCCACAGGGGGCCGGGTGTTCATCATTCATGTGTTCACAAAACAGTGTGGGAGCGAGCTTGCTCGCGATGGGGCCCTGACAGTCACAGAACCTTTCAATCAGCCTCATCGATATGCCGATACTCAGCCCCCAACCGCCCCGCCAACTGCCGGGCCCGGCCCAGGCGAATCGGGCCTCTTTCGATGTCGATCAACAGGCACGGGCAATCCAGGGAGGGCAGTGACAGTCCCTCCTTGACACGCCCATCGGTCATCACCAACACCCGCTGCTGCTCCGCCGGATAACGCCTGCGCCGCGCCACCAGCCAGCGCCCGGCCTCGTTCAGCGCCGCCAGCAACGGCGTTCCACCACCGGCGCCCAGGCCATCGAGCCAGTCGCGCAGGCCCGCCGAGGCCTTGAGCCCTTGCACCTGCCAGTTCGGCTGCGTGCCGCTGGCCGTCAACAGCGCCAGGCGGGCCCGCTGCCGGTAGGCGTCATCGAACAGTTGCGCCAACAAGCCTTTGCCGTCACTCAAGGCGCGATGACGACGGGTCGAGGCCGACGCATCGACGATGACCAGCCACAGCTCATGGGGCGCCCGATGCCGAGCGTGCCAGCGCAAGTCTGCATGCCGCTGTGGCCGGCCATTGAGCAACGTTCCCGGCCAGTTCACCGCACCGCTGGCCGCCGCTTTACTGCGGCCCTGGCGTCCCTGCGCCAACGTTCCTGCACGGGGTCTGGCATTCGCCCCCGCCGTTGAACGAGGGCGAATGCCTAGGGCTTTTTTGGCCAGCTCGGCACATCGCGCCGGGCCCCGGTTGGCAACGCCCGGGCAGGCAGGTCGCCCCATTGGCCTTGGCCTTCATTGGGTTCAGTGGTTTTTCCCGCCCCCGTCCCGGTCGGCGCCTGGGACGGTGCCGAATGCCCGCGGCGCCGATGACGCAAGGCAAACTCGGCGACCGCATCGATGTCTTCATCGCTAATGGCATCCGCCCCACGCCAGGCGGCGTGGGCCCGGGCCGCCCGCAGCCAGACCAGGTCGGCGCGCAAGCCATCGACCCCGGCGGCAAAACAGCGCTCGGTGATCTGCGCCAGCGTCGCATCATCCAAGGCGATCCCAGCCAAACGGTCGCGCGCCCGCTGGCAACGTTCGCGCAACTGCCGCTGGGCCGTCTCCCACTCCGCGCAGAAGACCGCCGGATCACTGTCGAAATCCAACCGCCGCCGGATGATCTGGCCGCGTTCAGCCGGTGCGGTGTGACCGTCGAGGGCAACGTTCAGGCCGAAACGGTCGAGCAACTGCGGGCGCAGCTCGCCCTCTTCCGGGTTCATGGTGCCGATCAGCACAAAGCGCGCCGGATGCCGATGGGAAATGCCGTCGCGCTCGATCAGGTTGGTGCCACTGGCGGCCACATCGAGCAGCAGGTCCACCAGGTGATCGGGCAGCAGGTTCACTTCATCGACATACAGCACACCACCATCGGCCTTGGCCAGCACGCCGGGAGAAAATTGCGCGCGCCCCTCTCCCAGGGCCACATCCAGATCGAGGGTGCCCACCAGCCGCTCTTCGGTGGCACCGAGGGGCAAGGTGACGAACTGACCGCTGGCCAGCAGGTCCGCCAGGCCCCGGGCCAAGGTGGACTTGGCCATGCCCCGTGGGCCCTCGATCAGCACACCGCCGATTTTCGGGTCGATCGCGGCCAGGCACAGGGCCAGTTTCAGGTCATCAGCGCCGACCACGGCGGAGAGTGGGAAATGGGAGGTATGGGTCATGCTGAAGGCCTCATGGATGTGCGGGGTTGCCCTGTGGCGAGGGAGCTTGCTCCCGCTGGGGCGCGCAGCGGCCCCCAGAACCTGAGGTCCCAGTGCCCTTCCAGAACGACGACTGCTGCGCAGCCGAGCGGGAGCAAGCTCCCTCGCCACAAGTGCGCGTCTGTTGTGCTCATTTCAGCCATCCTCCTCGATGTCCAACAACAAATTCTCCAACGCCTCGCGATACTCCCCCGGGTCCTGCCACATCCCCCGCTGCTGCGCTTCGAGCATGCGCTCGGTCATGTCCCGCAGGGCGTCGGGGTTGTGCTGGCGGACGAAATCCCGGGTGTCCGGATCGAGCAGGTAGGCATCGGCCAGCAAAGCGTACTGGTGATCGTCGATCAGCTGCGTGGTGGCGTCGAAGGCGAACAGGTTGTCCACCGTCGCCGCCAGTTCGAACGCGCCTTTATAGCCGTGGCGCTTGACCCCGTCGATCCACTTCGGATTGGCCGCGCGGGAACGGATGACGCGGTTGAGTTCTTCTTTCAGGGTACGGATCCTGGGCAGGTCCGGCTGACTGTGATCGCCGTGATAGCTGGCCGCGGCTTCCCCGCTGAGGGTCTCCACCGCTGCCAGCATGCCGCCCTGGAACTGGTAGTAATCATTGGAATCGAGCAGGTCGTGCTCGCGGTTGTCCTGGTTCTGCAGCACCGCTTGCACCTGGCTCAGGCGTTGGGAGAACTGCTCCCGGGCCGCGGTGCCTTCATCGCTGCCGCCGTAAGCGTAGCCACCCCAGTTCAGGTACACCTCGGCCAAGTCTTCGCGGCTCTGCCACAAGCGACCGTCGATCGCACCCTGCACACCCGCGCCATAGGCACCGGGCTTGGCACCGAAAATCCGCCAGCCGGCCTGGCGCGCCGCGTCTTGAGGCTCAAGGCCCGATGCCAGCAACGCTTCGCGCTCACCACGCACCTTGGCCGCCAAGGGGTTCAGGTCGTCCGGTTCATCGAGGGCGGCGACAGCCTGCACGGCGGCATCGAACAGGCGGATCAGGTTGGCGAAGGCGTCCCGGAAGAACCCGGACACCCGCAGCGTCACATCGACCCGCGGCCGGTCCAGCAGGCTCAGCGGCAGGATCTCGAAGTCATCGACTCGCTGGCTGCCGGTGGCCCACACCGGACGCACACCCATCAGCGCCATGGCCTGGGCAATATCATCACCGCCAGTACGCATGGTGGCGGTGCCCCACACCGACAGGCCGAGCTGGCGCAGGTGATCACCGTGGTCCTGCAAGTGACGTTCAAGGATCAGGTTCGCCGACTGGAAACCGATGCGCCACGCCGTGGTGGTGGGCAGGTTGCGCACGTCCACCGAGAAGAAATTGCGCCCGGTGGGCAACACATCCAGGCGCCCGCGACTCGGCGCACCGCTGGGGCCGGCCGGCACGAAGCGCCCGCTCAAGGCATCGAGCAGGCCATGCATTTCCGCCGGACCGCAGGCGTCCAGGCGTGGCGCCACGACGGCTCGCAGGTTTTCAATGATGCCGCCCACCACCTCCCAACCCGGCGCGTCGAGCTGCTCAACCGCGCCGTCCAACGCCTGCTCGATCAACTGCGCGGCGAACAGCTCCAGGCGCTCGCGGGTATCGCCGGCGCTGCGCCAGGGCTCGGCGCTGATCCGGCGCAATGCCTCGGGACAGTCGCCCATCCAGGGTTCGGCCAGGGCGCAATCCAGCGGATCGAAGCCCAGCCCGAACGCCTTCGCCAGCGCCCGCAGCAGGCTCGACTGCGCACCCTTGCCGTCGCCCCGGGGAATGCGCAGCAACGCCAGCAGGGTGTCGATGCGCAGTCGTCCGCTGGGCGATTCGCCAAAAATGTGCAGGCCGTCGCGGATCTGCGACTCCTTCAAGTCGCACAGGTACGTGTCCAGGCGTGGCAGCCAGATCGCGGCGTCAGCATCGCTGTCGAGGCCGGCATCCAGTTGCAGCTCGCGGTCGATGTGGGTCTCGCGCACCAGGTTGAGGATGTCCCGTTGCAGTTCCCGGGCGCGGCGCGGATCGAGCAATTGCGCCTCGTAGTATTCGTCGGCCAGCAGCTCGAGGTTACGCAGCGGTCCGTAGGTTTCGGCCCGGGTCAGCGGCGGCATCAAGTGGTCGATGATCACCGCCTGGGTGCGACGCTTGGCCTGGGCGCCCTCGCCCGGGTCGTTGACGATGAACGGGTAGATGTTCGGCAATGGCCCCAACAGCACGTCCGGCCAGCAATTTTCCGAGAGCCCGACACCTTTGCCCGGCAGCCATTCGAGGTTGCCGTGCTTGCCGACGTGGATCACCCCGTGGACGCCGTAGGTGTGGCGCAACCAGAAATAAAACGCCAGGTAACCGTGGGGCGGCACCAGGTCCGGGTCGTGGTACACCGCACTCGGGTCGACCTGATAACCACGGGCCGGCTGGATGCCGACGAAGGTCAGGCCCAAGCGCAGGCCGGCGACCATCAGGCGGCCATCGCGGAACATCGGATCCTGCTCGGGCGAGCCCCAGCGCGCCAGCACCGCTTGGCGATTGGCCTCGGGCAGCGCGTCGAACATGGCCAGGTAGGCATCCAGGGCCAGGCTCTGGTGACACGGACGCAGGTCGAGGCTGTCCAGGTCGTTACTGACCCCGCCGAGCAATTGCTGGATCAACGCAGTGCCGCTCGCCGGCAGTTCGGCCGGCAGTGGATAGCCCTCGGCCTGCATGGCCCGCAGGATATTCAAGGCCGCCGCTGGCGTATCCAGGCCGACGCCATTGCCGATGCGTCCGTCCCGGGTCGGGTAGTTGGCGAGGATCAGCGCCACACGCTTCTGCCCATTGGGCAGGCGCGCCAGGGTGGTCCAACGTTGGGCCAGCTCGGCGACAAAATCCATGCGTTCGGGTACGGCGCGGTAGCAGACCACGTCGCTCTGGCTGCGCTCACTGCGCCAGGCCAGGTCCTTGAAACTGATGGGGCGGCTGATGATCCGCCCGTCCAGCTCCGGCAAGGCAATGTGCATCGCCAGATCCCGTGGCCCCAGGCCCTGCTCGCTGGCGCGCCAGCCCGGTTCGTTGTCCTGGGCGCAAATGGCCTGGATCACCGGGATATTGCGGCGAAACGGTCGCAAGTGCGGGGCTTCGGGGCTGGATTGAGCGAAGCCGGTGGTATTGAGGATCACCCCCGCTTCCACTTCATCCAACCAGTCCTCCACCCGCGCCAGGCAACCGGGCTCCTTGAGGCTCGCCACGGCAATCGGCAACGGATTGAGCCCCGCCGCTTGCAGGCGCTGGCAAAACACGTCGATGAACGCGGTGTTCGCCGCTTGCAAGTGGGAACGATAAAACAGCACCGCCGCCACCGGTTGCCCGGCGTTCCACTCGGCTTGCCAATCGCCGAGGCTGGCGCTGGTTTTCTTCGGGTGATAGATCGCCGTGCGCGGCAGGGTCTGCGGCTCGGCCCACGGATAATCGCGGCCGAACCATTGACTGCCGAGGTTGTGAAACAGGTCCAGGGCATTGCCCAGGCCGCCCTGGCGCAAAAACTGCCAGAGCCGGTCGCGGTCCTCGACGGCCACGTTGCTCAGGTCACTGAGCTCCGGGTCCGGTCGATCATCCCCCGGCACCAGGATCAGCTTCACCCCGCGCCCGGCCAGGTCCATCAGGCGCTCGATGCCGTAGCGCCAATAGCCAATGCCGCCGTGCAGCGACAGCAGGATAACCTTGGCGTGGCGCAGCACGTCTTCGAAATACAGATCCACCGAGGCGTGGTTCTGCACCTGCATCGGGTTGGCGAGGCGAAACTCCGGATAATCGCCCGGCAATTGCTTCGCCGCTTCGGCCAGCAGCGCCAGGCTGGAGTCGCCGCTGCACAGGATCACCAGTTCGGCGGGGGTTTGCCCCAGGTCGGCAATGTTGTCATCCGACACGAAACCGCCGGGCTGGGTCCTGAGCAGGTGCATGGCTTAGGCGCTGAGGGCGGCGCGCAACTGCGCTTCAAGCAGCGCAGCGTCCAGCGCCTGGCCGATCAGCACCAGACGGGTGACCCGCGCTTCCTCGGCGCCCCACTGGCGGTCGAAATGTTTGTCGAAACGCGTGCCAACGCCCTGGATCAGCAGGCGCATCGGCTTGTTCGGGATCGCCGCGAAACCCTTGACCCGCAGCACACCGTGCTGGACCACCAGTTGCGTCAGCGCGTCCAGCAACAGGCTTTCGTCGGCCTGGGGCAGCTCGATGGAGATGGAATCGAAGGCGTCGTGATCGTGGTCGTCATCGTCGCCATCGTGGTGATGGTCGTGATGGCTGTGGCGGCCGTCGATGTGCTCTTCGGAACCGGCGCCCAGGCCGATCAACACGTCCAGCGGCAGGCGACCGCTGCTGGCTTCGATGACCTTGACCGCCGGCGGCAACTCTTCGGCGACTTCCAGGCGAACCTTGGCCAGGTCTTCAGGGCTGATCAGGTCGGCTTTGTTGAGGATCACCAGGTCAGCGCTGGCCAGTTGGTCGGCGAACAGTTCGTGCAGCGGCGATTCGTGGTCCAGGTTCGGATCGAGTTTGCGCTGGGCATCGACCTGGTCGGGGAAGGCGGCGAAGGTGCCGGCGGCCACGGCCGGGCTGTCGACCACAGTGATCACCGCATCGACGGTGCAGGCGCTGCGGATTTCCGGCCATTGAAAGGCCTGGACCAACGGCTTGGGCAAAGCCAGGCCGGAGGTTTCGATCAGGATATGGTCGAGGTCGCCACGCCGGGCCACCAGCTCGCGCATCACCGGGAAGAATTCTTCCTGCACCGTGCAGCACAGGCAGCCGTTGGCCAGTTCGTAGACGCGGCCGTTGGCTTCTTCTTCGGTGCAACCGATGGCGCACTGCTTGAGGATCTCGCCGTCGATACCCAGCTCGCCAAACTCGTTGACGATCACGGCGATGCGCCGGCCTTGGGCGTTGTCGAGCATGTGCCGCAGCAAAGTGGTCTTACCCGAGCCGAGAAAGCCGGTGACGATGGTGACGGGGAGTTTGGCCAGTGTTTTCATCGGATGCCCTTTGGCAAGGTGGCGGGCAAACGGGACGACAACCGCAGGCACAGGTGTGCACGGAAGATTTCGCCACCGGATCACCCCGCCCGGTTGTAGTGAGAATCTGTCTCGAGGCAGGTCTCCTGGCTGACGGCGGGCCAGTCTTTCGACTGGCAATGGCTGCGCCTTCCCGTGCGCCTTTGGTAAAAGGGCATGCACAGTGGCCTTGCAGAAACCTCACCGTTCACAGTTGCGGGGGCAGCCGCGGCTTGGACCGCGTTCCCTTCTTAGCTTCGGCGCAGGCCGAAGAACCTCGAAGGCGCAAGGCTACGCAGGGTGTGGGGGCGGGTCAATCTCCGCAAGTGAGTTCTGCGGTGTCTTTGCCGCCGCCATCGCGAGCAAGCTCGCTCCCACAGGGGGCTGTGGGATCCAATGTGGGAGCGAGCTTGCTCGCGATGGGCTGCGCAGCGGCCCCCTGTGCATTGACGGCCCCGCCCCACCCATGCTCTCCTGTGCGCCTAGTTACGGGTGCCCTTCACAGGGTGAAACGGGAAACCGGTGAATCGTGTGCTTTACTCCAAAGCCACGTCAGTCCGGTGCTGCCCCCGCAACGGTAAGCGAGCGAAGCGTCTGAACCACTGTGTCTGCCCTGCTACAAGGGCGCATGGGAAGGTGACGCTTGCAGGCAAGGCCCAGCCCCTGCCCCTCGCGAGCCCGGAGACCGGCCCATGACTCAAGCATCAACAAACCCGCGGTGGGCGGGCGCTGTTCGAACCTTGGCGATCTTTCGCCCGGGGTCTCATTGCGCTCGCATCCCCACGGAACAAAAACAGAGGGAAGCGCCATGTCGACCATCAGCAGCACCGCCCGCACCGCCAGCAGCACCACCACCCTGAGCCAACGCCTGAGCGCCGCGATCCTGGCTTCGATCCTGGGCGCGGGGCTGGTCTATTTCGCCGGTTTCTCCCACATCGAAGCGGTGCACAACGCCGCCCACGATACCCGCCACAGCGCCGCCTTCCCCTGCCATTGAGAACTGACGACATGATCAAGCGTATCGCGCAGACCGCCGGTTTCAGCGGCTTGCTGGCCGCCCTGCTGCTGACCCTGTTGCAGAGTTTCTGGGTATCGCCGCTGATTCTCCAGGCGGAAACCTTCGAGAAGGCCCCGGCGACCGAGGTCCATGAGCACACCGACGGTGTGGCCCACACCCATGATGCCGAGGCCTGGGAACCGGAAGATGGCTGGCAGCGCGTGCTGTCCACCACCGGCGGCAACCTGGTGGTCGCCGTGGGTTTTGCCCTGATGCTAGCGGGCCTGTACACCTTGCGCACACCGACTCGCACCTCCCAGGGTCTGCTCTGGGGCCTGGCCGGTTATGCCACTTTCGTCCTGGCACCCACCCTCGGCCTGCCCCCGGAATTGCCCGGCACCGCAGCGGCCGACCTGGCCCAGCGGCAGATGTGGTGGATCGGCACCGCGGCCTCGACGGCGGTGGGCATTGCCCTGATTGCCTTCGGCCGGCATTGGCTGCTCAAGCTGCTGGGCGTGGCGACGTTGCTGGTGCCCCACGTTATCGGTGCGCCGCAGCCCGAAGTCCACTCGATGCTGGCGCCCGAAGCGCTGGAAAGCCAGTTCAAGATCGCCTCGCAGGTGACCAACGTCGCCTTCTGGCTGGCCCTGGGCCTGATCAGCGCCTGGCTGTTTCGCCGTGACGGCCAAGCCCACCACGACGCATGAGCACCGGGTCGATCCTGGTGATCGGCTTGGGCTGCCAGCGCGGATGCCCCGCCAGCACGCTGCGGGCCTTGCTCGAACAGACGTTGCTGGCCCACGGCATCGAACTTCAACAGGTACGGGCCCTGGCCAGTATCGACCTCAAGCGTGACGAGCCCGGGCTGCTGGAGCTGGCCGGGCAACTGGCCTTGCCGCTGACCTGCTTCAGTGCCGAACAGTTGGCCGGTTACGAGCGGCGGCTCAGCCATCGTTCCGAGATCGCCTTCGCGCAAACCGGTTGCTACGGCATCGCCGAAAGCGCCGCCCTGGCCTTGGCCGATCAATTGGGCACGACGCCCGCAACCCTGCTGATTCCCCGTCAAACAGGCCCCATGAGCACGTTGGCATTGGCGGTCGTGGCGTAAATCCCGATAATCGCCGCCCAGGATCATGAGCGATCTTCATCTGGGCGACGCTCACCCACCTTTCACAGGAGCCGGTCATGACCGTGTACTTCATCGGCGCCGGCCCCGGCGACCCGGACCTCATCACGGTCAAAGGCCAGCGACTGATCCGCCAGTGCGCGGTGATCATCTACGCCGGCTCGCTGGTGCCAACCGCCGTCCTCGAAGGCCATTGTGCCGAACAGGTGATCAACAGCGCCGAGCTGCATCTGGAACAGATCATCGAATTGATCAGCAGCGCCCATCTCAAGGGCCAGGACGTGGCCCGGGTGCACTCCGGCGACCCGAGCCTGTACGGCGCCATCGGCGAACAGATTCGTTGCCTGCGGGAACTGGACATCCCTTTCGAAATCATCCCGGGCGTGACCGCGACCTCAGCCTGCGCCGCCCTGCTGGGTGCCGAACTGACCTTGCCGGACATCTCCCAGAGCCTGATCCTCACCCGTTACGCCGATAAATCCCCGATGCCCGCTGGGGAAGAACTGGGCAACCTGGCACAGCACGGGACGACCATGGCGATTCACCTGGGGGTCAATCACCTGGAAAAGATCGTCGACGAACTGCGGCCCCACTACGGCGCGGATTGCCCGATTGCGGTGATCCACCGGGCGACATGGCCGGATCAGGACTGGGTGCTGGGGACGCTGGCAGATATTGCCGAAAAGGTGCAAGCCAAGGGTTTCCGCCGAACGGCGCTGATCCTGGTGGGGCGTGTGCTGGGCAATGACGTGTTCAGCGAATCGTCGCTGTACCGCGCCG of Pseudomonas fluorescens contains these proteins:
- a CDS encoding vWA domain-containing protein — its product is MAQGRQGRSKAAASGAVNWPGTLLNGRPQRHADLRWHARHRAPHELWLVIVDASASTRRHRALSDGKGLLAQLFDDAYRQRARLALLTASGTQPNWQVQGLKASAGLRDWLDGLGAGGGTPLLAALNEAGRWLVARRRRYPAEQQRVLVMTDGRVKEGLSLPSLDCPCLLIDIERGPIRLGRARQLAGRLGAEYRHIDEAD
- a CDS encoding ATP-binding protein, whose translation is MTHTSHFPLSAVVGADDLKLALCLAAIDPKIGGVLIEGPRGMAKSTLARGLADLLASGQFVTLPLGATEERLVGTLDLDVALGEGRAQFSPGVLAKADGGVLYVDEVNLLPDHLVDLLLDVAASGTNLIERDGISHRHPARFVLIGTMNPEEGELRPQLLDRFGLNVALDGHTAPAERGQIIRRRLDFDSDPAVFCAEWETAQRQLRERCQRARDRLAGIALDDATLAQITERCFAAGVDGLRADLVWLRAARAHAAWRGADAISDEDIDAVAEFALRHRRRGHSAPSQAPTGTGAGKTTEPNEGQGQWGDLPARALPTGARRDVPSWPKKP
- the cobN gene encoding cobaltochelatase subunit CobN, whose protein sequence is MHLLRTQPGGFVSDDNIADLGQTPAELVILCSGDSSLALLAEAAKQLPGDYPEFRLANPMQVQNHASVDLYFEDVLRHAKVILLSLHGGIGYWRYGIERLMDLAGRGVKLILVPGDDRPDPELSDLSNVAVEDRDRLWQFLRQGGLGNALDLFHNLGSQWFGRDYPWAEPQTLPRTAIYHPKKTSASLGDWQAEWNAGQPVAAVLFYRSHLQAANTAFIDVFCQRLQAAGLNPLPIAVASLKEPGCLARVEDWLDEVEAGVILNTTGFAQSSPEAPHLRPFRRNIPVIQAICAQDNEPGWRASEQGLGPRDLAMHIALPELDGRIISRPISFKDLAWRSERSQSDVVCYRAVPERMDFVAELAQRWTTLARLPNGQKRVALILANYPTRDGRIGNGVGLDTPAAALNILRAMQAEGYPLPAELPASGTALIQQLLGGVSNDLDSLDLRPCHQSLALDAYLAMFDALPEANRQAVLARWGSPEQDPMFRDGRLMVAGLRLGLTFVGIQPARGYQVDPSAVYHDPDLVPPHGYLAFYFWLRHTYGVHGVIHVGKHGNLEWLPGKGVGLSENCWPDVLLGPLPNIYPFIVNDPGEGAQAKRRTQAVIIDHLMPPLTRAETYGPLRNLELLADEYYEAQLLDPRRARELQRDILNLVRETHIDRELQLDAGLDSDADAAIWLPRLDTYLCDLKESQIRDGLHIFGESPSGRLRIDTLLALLRIPRGDGKGAQSSLLRALAKAFGLGFDPLDCALAEPWMGDCPEALRRISAEPWRSAGDTRERLELFAAQLIEQALDGAVEQLDAPGWEVVGGIIENLRAVVAPRLDACGPAEMHGLLDALSGRFVPAGPSGAPSRGRLDVLPTGRNFFSVDVRNLPTTTAWRIGFQSANLILERHLQDHGDHLRQLGLSVWGTATMRTGGDDIAQAMALMGVRPVWATGSQRVDDFEILPLSLLDRPRVDVTLRVSGFFRDAFANLIRLFDAAVQAVAALDEPDDLNPLAAKVRGEREALLASGLEPQDAARQAGWRIFGAKPGAYGAGVQGAIDGRLWQSREDLAEVYLNWGGYAYGGSDEGTAAREQFSQRLSQVQAVLQNQDNREHDLLDSNDYYQFQGGMLAAVETLSGEAAASYHGDHSQPDLPRIRTLKEELNRVIRSRAANPKWIDGVKRHGYKGAFELAATVDNLFAFDATTQLIDDHQYALLADAYLLDPDTRDFVRQHNPDALRDMTERMLEAQQRGMWQDPGEYREALENLLLDIEEDG
- the cobW gene encoding cobalamin biosynthesis protein CobW; translated protein: MKTLAKLPVTIVTGFLGSGKTTLLRHMLDNAQGRRIAVIVNEFGELGIDGEILKQCAIGCTEEEANGRVYELANGCLCCTVQEEFFPVMRELVARRGDLDHILIETSGLALPKPLVQAFQWPEIRSACTVDAVITVVDSPAVAAGTFAAFPDQVDAQRKLDPNLDHESPLHELFADQLASADLVILNKADLISPEDLAKVRLEVAEELPPAVKVIEASSGRLPLDVLIGLGAGSEEHIDGRHSHHDHHHDGDDDDHDHDAFDSISIELPQADESLLLDALTQLVVQHGVLRVKGFAAIPNKPMRLLIQGVGTRFDKHFDRQWGAEEARVTRLVLIGQALDAALLEAQLRAALSA
- a CDS encoding CbtB domain-containing protein, encoding MSTISSTARTASSTTTLSQRLSAAILASILGAGLVYFAGFSHIEAVHNAAHDTRHSAAFPCH
- a CDS encoding CbtA family protein — translated: MIKRIAQTAGFSGLLAALLLTLLQSFWVSPLILQAETFEKAPATEVHEHTDGVAHTHDAEAWEPEDGWQRVLSTTGGNLVVAVGFALMLAGLYTLRTPTRTSQGLLWGLAGYATFVLAPTLGLPPELPGTAAADLAQRQMWWIGTAASTAVGIALIAFGRHWLLKLLGVATLLVPHVIGAPQPEVHSMLAPEALESQFKIASQVTNVAFWLALGLISAWLFRRDGQAHHDA
- a CDS encoding cobalamin biosynthesis protein, whose amino-acid sequence is MSTGSILVIGLGCQRGCPASTLRALLEQTLLAHGIELQQVRALASIDLKRDEPGLLELAGQLALPLTCFSAEQLAGYERRLSHRSEIAFAQTGCYGIAESAALALADQLGTTPATLLIPRQTGPMSTLALAVVA
- the cobM gene encoding precorrin-4 C(11)-methyltransferase, with translation MTVYFIGAGPGDPDLITVKGQRLIRQCAVIIYAGSLVPTAVLEGHCAEQVINSAELHLEQIIELISSAHLKGQDVARVHSGDPSLYGAIGEQIRCLRELDIPFEIIPGVTATSACAALLGAELTLPDISQSLILTRYADKSPMPAGEELGNLAQHGTTMAIHLGVNHLEKIVDELRPHYGADCPIAVIHRATWPDQDWVLGTLADIAEKVQAKGFRRTALILVGRVLGNDVFSESSLYRAGHAHLYRP